TGCTTTGGTTTTATATTTTGAGATCTATTTTGTTTTCTATTTCTTCGAAGAATTTGTCGTCGTTTAATAGTTTTTCCATTTCTATTATGTCGTTGTGGATTATTCTGTCTTTTTCCATGAATGTTACTTTTTCTCTTATTTTGTCATAGATGAATCTGTTTGTGGATGAGAGATTGTCTTTTTGGTCTTTTATGTCTATTGCCTGTGCAGCAGCCAAGAATTCTATGGCAATTACTTTTTTCACGTTTTCAACGATTTGTTTTGCTTTTCTTGCAGCTATTGTTCCCATGCTCACATGGTCTTCTTGGTTTGCAGAAGAAGGGATAGAATCAACGCTTGCGGGGTGTGCCAAAACTTTGTTTTCTGAAACAAGAGATGCCGCAACGTATTGAGGGATCATGTAACCAGAGTTTAGCCCACCGTTGTTGGACAAGAACGCAGGCATACCAGAAAGCTGAGGGTTGACCAATCTTTCTATTCTTCTTTCTGAAACATTTGCTATTTCAGAAACAGCTATTCCCAAAAAGTCCATTGCCAGTGCGACTGGTTGTCCGTGGAAATTTCCACCTGAAATTACTTTTCCGTTTTCAGGGAATATCAACGGGTTGTCTGTTACTGCGTTTATTTCTTTGTTCAGTATGTCTGACACGTAGTTTATCGCGTCTTTTGATGCACCGTGTATTTGAGGGATACATCTTATGGTGTAAGCATCTTGAACTCTTATTTCTGCTTGTTTTGTTGTGTTTTTGCTGTCTTTTAATATGTTTCTCATGTTTTCGGCTGTTTTTATTTGGCCTGTTTGGTTTCTTATTTCGTGTATTTCTTCGTAGAAAGCGTCTGTTATGCCGTTAAGAGCTTCTGTTGTCATTGCTGCTGATAAATCAGAAAATTTGGCAAGTTTTATAGCGTCTGCTATTGCGTGCACTCCTATTGAAGTCATGACTTGTGTTCCGTTTATTAAAGCGAGTCCTTCTTTTTCTTTCAGATGAATGGGTTTTAGCCCTTCTTCTTCAAGTGCTTTTTTTGCCGATATTTTTTGTCCTTTGTAGAACACTTCTCCAAGTCCCATTAAAGCCAACGACATATGGGCAAGTGGAGCCAAATCTCCAGATGCACCGAGGCTGCCTTGTTCTGGAATAAAAGGAGTTATTTCGTGGTTCAATAAGTTTTGAATTTGTTCAAAAGTTTCTCTGCTTATTCCTGAATAACCTTTTGAAAGGTTGTTCATTCTTAGTATCATTATTCCCCTTACTATGTCTTCTGGGAGAGCATCTCCTACGCCACAAGAGTGGCTCATTATGAGATTTTCTTGGAGCATTTTCAATTCTTTTTTTGATATTTGAACGTTGCAGAATTTTCCAAATCCAGTGTTTATTCCATATATTGGGTAGCCTTTTTCAACTATGTCTTCTATTATTTTTCTTGCTTTGTCTATTTTTTGGTACGCATTTTCACCTATTTCTACTTTTGCTTTGTTTTTGGATACTTTTAGGACGTCTTTTACTGTGAGATGTTGTGAGTCTATTATTAATTTGTTCATCGAGGTCCTCCTCTCATGAAATTTATTTCATGTTTCTATTATATATTAATTGATTAAAAAACTCAAAAGACTAATTTTGTTGGAAGAGTAGGAATCGCTTGGCAATTCCTGTTGTTAGTTGCTGGTTGTTAGTTGTTCGTAAAAAACAAGAGCTAAAAAACTTTGCGTATGTCATGTCGACTAAACGAAGTGCATGGAGACATCTGATCAGTCAATTTTCGTAGAAAATTTAAAAGGTTTTAGATTCTTTGACAGGGTCAGAATGACAAGGATTTCTGTATTTAGTCTAAAAGTTTATCACCAAAGATTTCAATGCCAAAAGCACCCAGAGGAGCTGTGAATAGTATAGATAATACAGCTAAAGCGAGAATTAAATTTCCGCTTGCTACTCCAGCTGCCAATGGGACTGCTCCTATTGCAGCTTGAACGGTAGCTTTTGGGACGTATCCAATTATAGAAAATATTTTTTCTTTTTTGTTTAAACCAGAATTTATCAAAGAAATTAGTACGCCTAAACTTCTAAAAGCTAATCCAATGGCTATTAACAACAAACCCTTTAACCCGCTATCTAAAGCTACCTCCAAATTAACCTGTGCTCCAACGAGAACAAAAAGGAGTATTTCTGCCAACACCCAAATTTTTTCGAACTTTCTTGCCAATCTATGGGCTACTTCTTGTCTTTTTTCTAATATTATGAACCCAATTGTCATTACACCAAGTAAACTTGCTATTTGTATATAGGAAGATAAGACATCTTCGAAAGTTGTTAAAAAAATGGATATTGCCAATATGTACAACACTTTTTTGGTATCTCTTAGGTGGTATTTTTCAAATATTTTGACAAGAAGAAATCCAAAAATTATTCCAATTCCAATTCCAAGACCTATTGATAAAGGGATTTCGAGTAGTTTTATTGGTATGTTTATATTTTTGCCTCCATATAATCCCAAAAATGTTGAAAATAGAGTTATAGCGACAACATCATCAACAGAAGCACCAGCGAGGATCATTGTTGGTATTGCTTTTTTTTCGCCTTTCCCCTTTTCCATGAGTTTTAGCATCGATGGGACAACAACAGCTGGAGAAACTGCTGCGATTATAAATCCGAGTATTCCACCTTCTATAAAAGAAAGTTTGAATAACCACATTGATGAAAAAGTTATTGCAAACCCTTCTAAGAGGTTTGGTATAAAAGACAATTTTATTGCTGGTTTTCCAACTTTTTTTAGGGTACTTTTTGATATACCAAGTCCCGCCCTTAATAGAATTATTATTAGGGCGATTTTTCTTAAATCAGATGATACATTCATTAATTCTGGGCTAAGCCAATCTAAAGCGTATTGGCCGATCAACATTCCCAAAATAAGCATTCCAAGAATTCCAGGTAGATTTATTTTTTCGAATAACCATTTGAATATAAGTCCCAATAATATTACTGTTGCTAAACTAAAAGCCATATAAGTTCCTCCCTCTCTATTTAGATATAAAAAAATCCTGTTGGTAAGAATTGTGGTTACCAACAGGAGTCATTAGCTTTTATAGCGGTTGAGGTGAACTCCATCACCTTTTATGATATTATATCATAGAAATTGAAGATTTCGGTTGGATGTTAGTTATTGGTAAAAGACCAAAACAAATGCATAAGTTTCTTTTCTAACATATTTAGAGGGAATTTAAGGCAAACTTAGTCGAAATAAAAAGTTGGGAAATCATTAAATGGTTTATGTTGGATGTTTAGGGATTCAGGTGTAGAAAAAAATATTAAATATAAAAAGGTTGATATGATTATGATATAATTTATTATAAAAATGTATAGTGAATATAAGTTTTTGATATAATATTGTTATGGAGGTGTGGCTATGAATAGAGATAAAATAGACAATAAAACAAAGCTATTTAATTTAATTCTGTTGTATATATCTTATTTTAGAGATTTTGATGGAGTTAAAAAGTTAAATAAATTATTGTACTTCACCGATTTTGAGTATTACAATAAATATTCTAAATCAATTACGGGATTTAATTATCTAAAATATCCTATGGGACCTGTAATTGAAAATTATTCAGAAATAATCAATGAGATGGAAAATAAAAAAATATTAAAAAGAGTTGAAAGTAGAATTCTAGGAATAAATAAGACTTATACTGTTCATAAATTAAAAAAGTTAGTGGAACCTGATTTAGAACTATTTGAGAAAGAAGAATTACAAGTTATTAGAGATGTTTGGTACAAAAATGAACTAAAAAGTGGTAAAGAGTTGGAAGAAGAAAGCCATGTCGATGCCCCTTGGGTTCTAACAGAATTTTATCAACCAATATCGTATGATTTTGTTAAATACAGAAATCAAGATTTGGATGATTACACTATTTCTGAAATAAAAGCAGAAAACTCTTATAATAGAGCAAAAGAATATAAATCTGAAGCTGAAAAAGATTTTTATGAAAATAATGATTATGATCATATAACTCTTTATTTCTTTTAAAAAACATAAACATTGGGATCAAAATAATAATAGGTTGAAATATTTTCATAATTATAAAATAAAAAAAAGACTAGCTTTTGTATTAGATATGTAATAAAGAGTGCCCAAAATAATAAAATAGGCACTCTTTTTTATATTAATATTATTTGTAACAATAAAAAATTTCACTCTGTAAAATTAACTGATGTGATTTCTCTACCAAGGTAGTAATGACAAAAAAGCCTAAACCTGTGCTACGCACTTTACCTCTATCACGCTTAGAGGGAAATAAAACAAAATTATTACAAAGTAATTATTTTACAAGGGGGTATAAATTATTTATGATTTGATTGTTATAGGAACAGGACCAGCGGGGCTTTTTGCCGCTGCAAATATTAAAGATAAAAAGGTATTGATTCTTGAAAAGAATAAAGAGGTTGGCAAGAAACTTTTGATTTCTGGTACAGGGCAATGCAATTTGACTCATGATGGGAAGATTTACGAGTTTTTCGATAAATACGGCGACAAGAAGAATTATATGAAGAAGATTTTGAAGAGGTTTACCAATGAAGATGTGATTAATTTTTTTGAGGAAAGAGGTCTTGTTTTTGTTAAAGATAAAAACGGAAAATATTTTCCAAAATCGATGAGGGCAAAAGATGTTTTGAACATTTTGTTGGAAGAGATATCGAAAAACGGACACGAGATAAAAACAGATTCTAAAGTGGTTAAAATTGCAAAGGGGGATTTTTTTAGAGTTTTTACAAAGGATGAAGAGTACAATTCCAGATCTGTGTTGATTGCGACAGGCGGGAAATCTTATCCAAGGTTAGGAACAAGTGGGGATGGGTATAAATTTGCAGAATATTTTGAACATAATGTCGTAGAACCAAAACCAGCTCTTACACCAGTTAAGATTAAGAATTTTGATTTACAGGTTTTGTCAGGTACTTCTTTTAATGATGTGAAGATAAAGATTAAAGGTAAAGATGTTAAAAACTCGGGTGATTTGCTAATCACACATTTAGGTTTTTCCGGGCCTGCCATCATAGATTTTTCCAGATATATTTATAATGATGATGTTTTGCAAGTTTCTTTTTTGAACTTTAAAAACAAAGATGTTTTTAGAGAAGATTTTTGGAATAAATTGAAAAAATATCAGAACGAAACTATTTTTTCTGTTTTGAAAAAATACGATTTGACTAAAAAATTTATTTTGAAAATGCTAAATGATTTGAATATCGAAGAAAAAACGTTTTGTGGAAATTTGAATAAAGAGAAGAGAAATTTTGTTGTTGATTATCTTATAGATCATGAGTACTATGTTGATGAACTTTTTGGATACGATCAGGCAATGGTTACTGCTGGGGGCATTGATTTAAAAGAAATAGACGTTAAAACAATGATGTCAAAAAAGGTAGATGGGTTATTTTTTGCAGGAGAGGTTTTGGATGTTGATGGAAACACGGGAGGATACAACATTCAATTTGCTTTAACTACTGGAAAGATAGTTTCTGAATGTTTTAAATGAAATAAAATTTATACCGATTTTTAATAATATGGTTTTATAATATCATTACTTATATTTGGGGGTGGTGGAATATGAAGAAAATTTTGACTTTGTTTGTTTTGGTTATGATATTGAGTTTGTCAGTTTTTTCTGTTTCTTTTTTAACACCAGATGCGGGAATAGTTGAAGAAGGACATATTTATATAGATACTTTTAACCCGGCGTGGGGGCTTAAATGGGGACTTTTTGGTTTTATAGAAACTGGAGTTTCTCAGGTGAACAATGGTGGTTATATTAAAGCAGGATTTAACAATATTCAGGGTATTCCAGTTAAATTTAGTGTAGCTTATTCAAGTGATTTTTTTTGGTATTCAAATGTAACTTCTGCTATAGGTTATGAAACAGACCTGATTTATTTTGACGTCGGAGGTATTTTTAATCAACAAGAAGAGTATAATTATGAAACTGAAACCAGTTCCATAATAAATAACTATGCTGCTTTTGCAAAAACCAGTTTGAATATTTTGAAAGAAGAAACATCAGAGAGTTTTATAAACATAGAAAGTGGACTAAGTTTTGACAAGAATTTTGCTTTGGAAAACTATATGGTTTCTTTTTATGGAGTTCAACATTATTACAACAAAATATGGATTTACGATGGGTTGAACCTTTATGCAGGAGTACAGTTTGTTAACGATGTTGGAAGTGAGATTATTTTAATGGAAGATATGAAGATTGTTTTAGGACTTTCAAGTAGAATAAAAATATTTTAAAATATAAAGCAAAAGGAAGAGTTTTTAAACTCTTCCTTTTTTAATATAGTTTTTCGATCATGTTGTTGTATAGGGTAACTAATTTTTTTCTCTGAGTTTCATCAAAGTACCAAAGTGCTTTTAAAACATCTTTTTTATCGAAGAATTTGTTGTCAGGTATTTTCAACGTGGTTTCTATTTTCATGTTTATCTCTTGAAGGCGCGATATGTTTTCTAACAAAATAGTGAGCATTGTTCTGCTTTTGAAGTCTATTTTTTCGGAGAAAAATTCGTAAAAAACAACGAGTTTTTCTTCATCAAATTGTTTAAAGGTTTTTTTCAAAAGCCTTTGCTTTGCTTTTAGAAATATTGAACTGTAGTCTTTGTATATTATGTATAAAATCATTTTTTCGTTGTAGTTCAATTTTAGGTCTTCGTTGTTGAGGATCAAGTTGTATATATTTCTAAAGACTTTTTTGTTTAATTTTTTTATTGTTATCATTATTGTTATTAAGTCTATAAGAAAGTCTCTCGATTTTTTCTTCCGTATTTCGAATATGAACTTTTCTATATTATTGTCAAGGTAACTTTTGAATTTCTCAACACTTATTTCATAGAAGTTTTTATCCTGAAAAAAGTCGTCTTGAAAAAGTTCGTATAGAGTTTTTGCATGTACCCTGTCGGATTTTCCGTTTATTATATTGTGAGCAGCTCTTTTTCCAAGTTTGGCTTTTTTAGAGAATTTGTTTATGCCGAATGAGTCTATATAATCTTTGAATAAGTTTTGAACTTCTTGGGTGTTTCTGTAATACTTTTTGTTAAGGTCAAGGTCAAAGACCTCTGCATCTCCAGATTCTTGCAAATTATCTAACTTCGAAAAAGATTTTGTGAGTACAAATAGTTCTGTTATGTACCTGTAGTAATCCCTTTCTTTCAGATATTTTAAATATTCATCGTATATGTTTATTATTCTGTTTTCAGATGAAAAGTAATAAGAAGAATAATACGTCGCTGTTCTCAACAACCAATATCTTTTTTTGGGATCTTTGTTTGCTCTGTAAATATCCAAGATGTTTGCGATAATAAGAGATGGATTAGGTATTTTTTTTGCTGTTATTATGGATTCAAGGTTTAACTCTTTTTTTAACTTTGGGTTATCTGTAGTTCTGGCTTTCACCATCATGTGATTTGAGTGTAGATAGGGATCTATGTGATAGTCATCTGGAATTTTTTTGTTTTTTTCGAGTATTTTTGCATCCACACTTATTAAAGCGTTTGTCACGATTTTTTTTGCGGGTTCTGGAATTTTTTCTAGATTCATGTACAAGTTGTTGAATATTGATAAATATTCTTCGTTGTTCAATATGAAGAGAGAAGACATTTTAATCGTTAACAATAAATAGTATATATTCATATTAGAAACGTGCTCAATATTTTTATCGAGCACTTTTATTACCTGTTCATGATTAAATTTTCCATAAAGATTCATAACCTCTAAGTAAAATATAAGGTCTTGATCCTTTTTTTTCTCATATTCGTAATTAAGGATTGGTCTTCCAAAAAAACCGTAACGGTTTACGTCTAAGATGATTTTTTCAATACTATCCATGTTATCTTCCTTTTATTATGATTTACATTAATATCATATCATATTAATTTAAATAAGTTCTTTCCATTTGTCGACTTCTTCAACGTGTATGAATTTTATTCCCACTTTTTCGGCTGCTTTGTCAAAGTCTGTGTCTCCTATTATTATAGCTTCTTCTGGAGTTATTTTCAATTCTTTTAAAATGTTTTCAAAATATTCTTTGTGCGGTTTTGTTGTGTTCGAGTTTTCCATGTGTGAAATATATACAAAGTTTTCGGGTTTCGAACACATATTCTTGGGAATAGAGGGTTAGAAGCAAAGTCGAGTTTATGGCGTCCAAATACATTTCTGGGTCTAACCCTGTATAATCAAACAACGCCCCATAATAAGTTTTTGCATATGTTCTCTCGTCTGTTAAATTCAATGTTCCGTCATAGTCTAAAAATATGTACATATCCTACCTCCTGTAATAATAGTCTTTTCAATTATACATCATTAAGTTAATAAACATATAATTATGATTTCCTTTTTTCTTTGTTATGTAATATAATTTTATAGAATACTTTTTTGGGGGAATTTTTTATGGAAAAAAGGTTTGTAAAATTATATCTACATAAAAGTCAATCAGCTGCTCTTGAAAAAATGCTTGAAAAAGATGAGATTACGATCATGTCTAAATCACAAATAGATGAAAAACAATATCAATATGAGTTTATCATCAACGCAACTGGTAGTGATAATTTATTAGATAGAATAGAACATGATTTTTCAAAGATAAAAGATTTCCACATGTATTTTTTCAACATAGAAGCAGAAATTCCAAGGCCAAAAGAACCAGAAAAAGAACCAGAAAAAGAAGAAGAGAAAAAGGAAAATAAATATGTGTTTCAAAGGTTGACAAGGCAAGAACTCTACAACGATATAAACAAAGACGTCACCATATCAGTATCTTACATTCTTTTGATTATAATTTCTTCTATTATTGCCGGGATAGGTCTTATTAGGGATAACTCG
This genomic window from Geotoga petraea contains:
- the hutH gene encoding histidine ammonia-lyase, whose amino-acid sequence is MNKLIIDSQHLTVKDVLKVSKNKAKVEIGENAYQKIDKARKIIEDIVEKGYPIYGINTGFGKFCNVQISKKELKMLQENLIMSHSCGVGDALPEDIVRGIMILRMNNLSKGYSGISRETFEQIQNLLNHEITPFIPEQGSLGASGDLAPLAHMSLALMGLGEVFYKGQKISAKKALEEEGLKPIHLKEKEGLALINGTQVMTSIGVHAIADAIKLAKFSDLSAAMTTEALNGITDAFYEEIHEIRNQTGQIKTAENMRNILKDSKNTTKQAEIRVQDAYTIRCIPQIHGASKDAINYVSDILNKEINAVTDNPLIFPENGKVISGGNFHGQPVALAMDFLGIAVSEIANVSERRIERLVNPQLSGMPAFLSNNGGLNSGYMIPQYVAASLVSENKVLAHPASVDSIPSSANQEDHVSMGTIAARKAKQIVENVKKVIAIEFLAAAQAIDIKDQKDNLSSTNRFIYDKIREKVTFMEKDRIIHNDIIEMEKLLNDDKFFEEIENKIDLKI
- a CDS encoding cation:proton antiporter — its product is MAFSLATVILLGLIFKWLFEKINLPGILGMLILGMLIGQYALDWLSPELMNVSSDLRKIALIIILLRAGLGISKSTLKKVGKPAIKLSFIPNLLEGFAITFSSMWLFKLSFIEGGILGFIIAAVSPAVVVPSMLKLMEKGKGEKKAIPTMILAGASVDDVVAITLFSTFLGLYGGKNINIPIKLLEIPLSIGLGIGIGIIFGFLLVKIFEKYHLRDTKKVLYILAISIFLTTFEDVLSSYIQIASLLGVMTIGFIILEKRQEVAHRLARKFEKIWVLAEILLFVLVGAQVNLEVALDSGLKGLLLIAIGLAFRSLGVLISLINSGLNKKEKIFSIIGYVPKATVQAAIGAVPLAAGVASGNLILALAVLSILFTAPLGAFGIEIFGDKLLD
- a CDS encoding Panacea domain-containing protein is translated as MNRDKIDNKTKLFNLILLYISYFRDFDGVKKLNKLLYFTDFEYYNKYSKSITGFNYLKYPMGPVIENYSEIINEMENKKILKRVESRILGINKTYTVHKLKKLVEPDLELFEKEELQVIRDVWYKNELKSGKELEEESHVDAPWVLTEFYQPISYDFVKYRNQDLDDYTISEIKAENSYNRAKEYKSEAEKDFYENNDYDHITLYFF
- a CDS encoding NAD(P)/FAD-dependent oxidoreductase, with product MIVIGTGPAGLFAAANIKDKKVLILEKNKEVGKKLLISGTGQCNLTHDGKIYEFFDKYGDKKNYMKKILKRFTNEDVINFFEERGLVFVKDKNGKYFPKSMRAKDVLNILLEEISKNGHEIKTDSKVVKIAKGDFFRVFTKDEEYNSRSVLIATGGKSYPRLGTSGDGYKFAEYFEHNVVEPKPALTPVKIKNFDLQVLSGTSFNDVKIKIKGKDVKNSGDLLITHLGFSGPAIIDFSRYIYNDDVLQVSFLNFKNKDVFREDFWNKLKKYQNETIFSVLKKYDLTKKFILKMLNDLNIEEKTFCGNLNKEKRNFVVDYLIDHEYYVDELFGYDQAMVTAGGIDLKEIDVKTMMSKKVDGLFFAGEVLDVDGNTGGYNIQFALTTGKIVSECFK
- a CDS encoding HAD family hydrolase, which produces MCSKPENFVYISHMENSNTTKPHKEYFENILKELKITPEEAIIIGDTDFDKAAEKVGIKFIHVEEVDKWKELI